Proteins encoded together in one Chitinophaga varians window:
- a CDS encoding VOC family protein: MKNVVNWFEIYTTDFNRAQKFYTAVFQTELTVTPIQSDRHSHMDYALFPGKEEGSGSMGALVKLDKVNPGPGGILVYFDTKEINSELGRVTAAGGKVLQPKVNIGEAGFIALIEDTEGNIIGLRSKA, translated from the coding sequence ATGAAAAACGTCGTGAATTGGTTTGAAATCTATACTACAGACTTTAACAGGGCCCAAAAATTTTATACAGCAGTGTTTCAGACAGAACTAACTGTGACGCCTATACAAAGTGACCGGCATTCACATATGGACTACGCGCTTTTCCCCGGTAAAGAGGAGGGAAGCGGCAGCATGGGGGCACTGGTGAAACTGGATAAAGTAAATCCCGGGCCCGGCGGAATACTGGTATATTTCGATACCAAAGAAATCAACAGTGAACTGGGCCGCGTAACAGCCGCCGGAGGCAAAGTCCTCCAACCTAAGGTCAATATCGGCGAAGCCGGGTTTATCGCACTGATAGAAGACACAGAAGGAAATATTATTGGTTTACGTTCAAAAGCATAA
- a CDS encoding response regulator transcription factor encodes MDFRLIHPIQPLRKYIRYFWMLEQYSSSTVEKDFKIMTDGIPGMIFQQHPAAFRDHYQQQLPPLFLYGPKTQYANMQVKGTFLNVGVSFHPGILTCLFPLTTYDLTNQYIDLDDLVRTSLSEQIFHATTFEQKVQVLETFFLRQLNKNDTTDGKTGWAIHLLQQGKTLPQVQSALNISERTLERYFKHHIGVTPKMYARICRFQSALELIRQSNFGSLTAVAHLQQYFDQAHFIKEFQLFAGASPKHFLHKAKEQLPNFPEWMK; translated from the coding sequence ATGGACTTCAGGCTTATCCATCCTATTCAGCCACTGCGAAAATATATCCGTTATTTCTGGATGCTGGAACAGTATTCTTCTTCCACTGTGGAGAAGGACTTCAAGATCATGACCGACGGCATTCCCGGGATGATCTTCCAGCAGCATCCGGCAGCCTTCCGCGACCATTACCAGCAGCAACTGCCACCGCTGTTTCTCTATGGTCCCAAGACACAGTATGCCAATATGCAGGTGAAAGGAACGTTCCTCAATGTAGGCGTCAGTTTCCATCCCGGCATACTGACATGCCTCTTTCCCCTGACAACCTACGATCTGACCAATCAGTATATCGATTTAGATGACCTCGTCCGCACATCTCTCAGCGAACAAATTTTTCATGCTACCACCTTCGAACAAAAGGTACAGGTACTGGAAACTTTTTTTCTGCGACAGCTAAATAAAAACGATACGACAGACGGAAAAACCGGATGGGCCATTCATTTACTGCAACAGGGGAAAACACTGCCACAGGTACAGTCGGCCCTCAATATCTCTGAACGCACGCTGGAACGGTATTTTAAACATCATATCGGTGTAACGCCGAAAATGTATGCCCGCATCTGCCGCTTTCAGTCGGCCCTGGAACTTATCAGGCAGTCCAACTTCGGATCGCTCACAGCCGTCGCCCATCTGCAACAATACTTTGATCAGGCGCATTTTATCAAGGAATTCCAGCTGTTTGCCGGCGCTTCGCCCAAACACTTCCTTCATAAGGCAAAGGAGCAACTGCCTAATTTTCCCGAATGGATGAAGTAG
- a CDS encoding class I SAM-dependent methyltransferase, with protein sequence MMQQPNSTAVRTALWRALHVQLDAPPHILEDTTGLQLIAPGEDWQQRPDMDPVFSRRVRAAMAARARFIEDLILHEAEKGITQYVILGAGLDTFAQRNPAVASRLQIYEIDGPDTLEWKRQRLIETGHPIPSSLHFVGVDFEKGQSWWDTLLHAGFNPNIPAVIACTGVTLYLSREAISQMLQQVATMAPGTKAAITFLLPQELLEEEDLALQKASTQGAKASGNPFVSFFTPEQVLELARENGLQNVSIVSPAELKARYFSGRTDGLAPASGEMFLTAAIGEY encoded by the coding sequence ATGATGCAACAACCCAATTCCACCGCCGTACGGACAGCCCTTTGGAGAGCATTGCATGTACAACTCGATGCGCCGCCGCATATACTGGAAGATACCACCGGTCTTCAGCTCATAGCCCCCGGAGAAGATTGGCAACAACGTCCTGATATGGACCCCGTCTTCTCCAGAAGGGTACGGGCCGCCATGGCTGCCAGAGCCCGTTTTATAGAAGACCTGATTCTCCACGAAGCAGAGAAAGGTATTACTCAATACGTCATTCTGGGCGCAGGCCTGGACACCTTCGCTCAACGTAATCCAGCCGTAGCTTCCCGCCTCCAGATCTATGAGATCGACGGTCCCGATACGCTGGAATGGAAACGTCAACGGCTCATTGAAACAGGTCATCCTATTCCGTCATCACTGCATTTCGTAGGTGTCGACTTTGAAAAGGGACAGTCCTGGTGGGATACTTTATTACACGCCGGATTTAATCCAAACATCCCGGCCGTGATAGCCTGCACCGGTGTTACCCTCTATCTTTCCCGGGAAGCCATCAGCCAGATGTTACAACAGGTGGCCACCATGGCGCCCGGCACCAAAGCAGCCATCACCTTCCTGCTTCCGCAGGAACTGCTGGAAGAAGAAGACCTTGCCCTGCAAAAAGCATCTACCCAGGGCGCCAAAGCCTCCGGCAATCCATTTGTCAGCTTCTTTACCCCGGAACAGGTTCTGGAACTGGCCAGGGAAAATGGTTTACAAAATGTATCCATTGTATCACCGGCGGAACTGAAAGCACGCTATTTTTCCGGCAGAACGGATGGACTGGCGCCAGCCAGCGGGGAGATGTTTTTAACGGCGGCGATAGGGGAGTATTAA